In Blautia wexlerae DSM 19850, a single window of DNA contains:
- a CDS encoding DUF5722 domain-containing protein, with the protein MKRWKKFIAMGLAVSMTVPSCIPQTLWASEFSAGSVESAADVFEDGAGYETGNESGNKISDENNSRDEFGTGELKDQEPEQSETEDSVNAGQSAEGYNILLYSDGKLEKTYVIPYADVDIAKVPEALRGKTGYVFKEWNTKEDGTGETYKPGDSIKKLLETADMAKQAQETSERTEAGEEIKPEKDVMQEENDVAQTDSASWEEKTGKAEMQISDTENDGTSPDISTDKAIAAGDTTAITLYAIWEKASEYKITYKLNKGKNNTANPKTYTSEDEIKFKKPTRSGYHFVGWYTDSKYKNQISVIEKGSEGSLTLYAKWTKEISPSAKAASLDYVKGTKANTITVSATVSNYVKSSDGYYYLVYVDSNSGKVKKTVGKVKKPEKAKGKITFKLNISGHPEYAQGKFAIGIKKSKSAYSVISPKSYVSNPEKLSTNTAAYFVPGTKKGIQATDINELTDTKSKTVFFNLYISDLMRKDSGVETYKYNGKTYHFNGLYGYVYLVQQCNAKGIQVTAQISIDRNASTQSFITGNSPYAETAYYGWNTDNSTTRQTMEAMFAYLGEKFGKNNCYISNWILGNEVNSASGYYYVGNVSFSKFISMYSEAFRCLYNAVKSSRGSSKVFICLDNCWNQKNAFTICYSARSTLESFAAKISDMQKDVNWNLAYHAYNQPLSDSQFWSGANASMFTSDANTTTFITMRNIQTLTDYVKNRFGSNTRIILSEQGFSSTYGGQANQAAAIALAYYKAACNPMIDAFIIRSYKDEAHEVAQGLAMGLKDANGKKKTAYNVFKNMDSSNSLKYTEKVLKSQVGNWKSLVPGYSTGKISSMYRK; encoded by the coding sequence ATGAAAAGATGGAAAAAGTTTATAGCAATGGGACTGGCGGTATCTATGACAGTTCCGTCCTGTATACCGCAGACATTGTGGGCTTCAGAGTTTTCGGCAGGAAGTGTTGAATCAGCAGCAGATGTTTTTGAAGATGGTGCCGGATATGAGACAGGAAATGAGTCAGGAAATAAAATATCTGATGAGAATAACAGTAGAGATGAGTTTGGAACAGGAGAGTTAAAAGATCAGGAACCGGAACAGTCGGAGACAGAAGATTCAGTAAATGCCGGACAGAGTGCGGAAGGTTATAACATTCTGCTTTACAGTGATGGTAAACTGGAAAAAACATATGTGATACCCTATGCAGATGTGGATATTGCTAAAGTACCGGAAGCACTGAGGGGAAAGACAGGTTATGTTTTTAAAGAGTGGAATACGAAAGAAGATGGAACCGGTGAAACTTATAAACCGGGAGATTCTATTAAGAAACTTCTTGAAACAGCAGATATGGCAAAGCAGGCTCAGGAAACCAGTGAGAGGACAGAAGCCGGAGAAGAAATAAAACCAGAAAAAGATGTGATGCAGGAAGAAAATGATGTGGCACAGACGGACAGCGCATCATGGGAAGAAAAGACTGGTAAGGCAGAAATGCAGATATCAGATACAGAAAATGATGGAACAAGTCCGGATATATCTACAGATAAGGCTATTGCAGCAGGAGATACAACAGCAATAACCCTGTATGCAATCTGGGAGAAAGCATCCGAATATAAAATCACATATAAACTTAATAAAGGAAAAAATAATACTGCTAATCCTAAAACTTATACTTCAGAAGATGAGATTAAATTTAAAAAGCCGACGCGTTCCGGATATCATTTTGTGGGATGGTATACAGACAGTAAGTATAAAAATCAGATAAGCGTGATTGAAAAGGGTTCAGAAGGTTCCCTTACTTTATATGCAAAATGGACAAAGGAAATCAGTCCTTCAGCGAAAGCTGCATCACTGGATTATGTAAAAGGAACAAAGGCGAATACCATCACTGTATCCGCAACTGTTTCCAATTATGTGAAAAGTTCGGATGGTTATTACTATCTGGTGTATGTAGATTCTAATTCCGGTAAAGTGAAAAAAACGGTGGGTAAAGTAAAGAAGCCGGAGAAGGCAAAAGGGAAGATCACATTTAAGCTGAACATTTCCGGACATCCGGAATATGCACAGGGAAAATTTGCTATAGGGATAAAAAAATCTAAATCTGCGTATAGTGTGATCAGTCCGAAAAGCTATGTCAGCAATCCGGAGAAACTCAGTACAAATACAGCAGCATATTTTGTTCCGGGGACAAAAAAAGGAATTCAGGCTACAGATATCAACGAGCTGACAGATACAAAATCCAAAACAGTATTTTTTAATTTATATATTTCAGACCTGATGCGAAAAGACAGTGGTGTGGAAACATATAAATATAATGGGAAAACATATCATTTTAATGGTCTGTACGGATATGTATATCTTGTTCAGCAATGTAATGCAAAGGGAATCCAGGTGACTGCACAGATTAGTATTGACAGGAATGCCAGTACGCAGAGCTTTATTACGGGAAACAGTCCTTATGCAGAAACAGCTTATTATGGATGGAACACAGATAACAGCACAACTAGACAGACTATGGAAGCAATGTTTGCATATCTGGGAGAGAAGTTTGGAAAAAATAACTGTTATATAAGTAACTGGATCCTGGGAAATGAAGTAAACAGTGCAAGCGGATATTATTATGTAGGGAATGTCAGTTTTTCAAAATTTATCTCCATGTACAGTGAAGCTTTTCGCTGTCTTTACAATGCAGTGAAAAGCAGCCGGGGAAGTTCCAAAGTATTTATCTGTCTGGATAATTGCTGGAATCAGAAAAATGCCTTTACTATCTGCTATAGTGCAAGATCAACTCTGGAAAGCTTTGCGGCGAAGATTTCTGATATGCAGAAAGATGTGAACTGGAATCTGGCATATCATGCATATAATCAGCCGCTTTCAGATTCACAGTTCTGGTCAGGTGCAAATGCATCCATGTTTACCAGTGATGCGAACACCACCACGTTTATCACTATGCGTAATATCCAGACACTTACAGATTATGTGAAAAACAGATTTGGTTCCAATACAAGGATTATTCTTTCGGAACAGGGATTTTCTTCCACTTATGGAGGACAGGCAAATCAGGCGGCAGCAATTGCACTGGCCTATTATAAGGCTGCCTGCAATCCAATGATTGATGCATTTATTATAAGAAGCTATAAAGATGAAGCCCATGAGGTGGCTCAGGGATTGGCAATGGGATTGAAGGATGCCAATGGGAAAAAGAAAACAGCGTATAATGTCTTTAAAAATATGGATAGTTCCAATTCCCTGAAATATACAGAAAAGGTACTAAAAAGTCAGGTTGGAAACTGGAAATCACTGGTTCCGGGATATAGTACCGGAAAAATTTCCTCCATGTATCGAAAGTGA
- the lepB gene encoding signal peptidase I yields the protein MENEEKNQTEQSDKSRSVWRELWDYAKIIIAVFVIAFLLGHFVYINARVPSGSMEETIMTGDRVFGNRLAYIKDDPERFDIVIFKYPDDPSQLFVKRVIGLPGETVNIVDGKVYINDSEEPLDDSFCPETPEGSFGPYTVPEGCYFMLGDNRNHSMDSRYWQNPFVEEDAIEAEVAVRYWPLNKIGTVK from the coding sequence ATGGAAAATGAGGAAAAAAACCAGACAGAACAGTCAGACAAAAGCAGGTCTGTGTGGAGGGAGTTGTGGGACTATGCAAAGATTATCATTGCAGTCTTTGTTATAGCGTTTCTGTTGGGACACTTTGTATATATTAATGCACGAGTGCCGTCAGGTTCTATGGAAGAAACAATTATGACAGGTGACAGAGTATTTGGAAATCGTCTGGCATATATAAAAGATGATCCGGAGAGATTTGATATTGTAATATTTAAATATCCGGATGATCCATCTCAGCTTTTTGTAAAACGAGTAATTGGTCTTCCGGGAGAAACAGTAAACATTGTAGATGGAAAAGTGTATATCAATGATTCCGAAGAACCGCTGGATGACAGCTTTTGTCCGGAAACACCGGAAGGAAGCTTTGGACCGTATACAGTTCCGGAGGGATGTTATTTCATGTTAGGAGATAACAGAAACCACAGTATGGATTCCAGATACTGGCAAAATCCGTTTGTAGAGGAAGATGCAATAGAGGCAGAAGTAGCAGTTCGTTACTGGCCGTTAAATAAGATAGGAACTGTAAAATAA